A genomic stretch from Telmatocola sphagniphila includes:
- a CDS encoding MMPL family transporter, giving the protein MFHFLGQKAGRHPWKILSIWLLVAIGLKVVAPDWQKNATDDDVSFMPASAPSVRAFHLLELAFPKDVAASRAIVTFEREDSSELQPEEFRYVDTVITQLRKLQSTDSALGITQIASYKEGPIGARLISNDKKCVLVPISLATPYLAHQTRVALNRVEDELRESETASPKSNLRWTISGAAGVGRDLVNAGGKSLDRTTFATIGLVVVVLLAVYRSPWLAMVPLVTIGFAVFVALQLLAILTLIPGVQLVNISQVFAIVILFGAGTDYCLFLISRYREELEYGQTPQGGLPRAMRAVTGAIVGSAGTVICGLGMMGFAEFGKIRCAGPVIALGLLVGLMAALTITPALLAIGKRSVFWPMRVRLMSPSKLESTFWQRASRFVVAKPGWVFGISLLILMPLVILGTQIRPSFKPTGDLSPNALSVKGMGVIQRHFTAGETGPITVLLTSPRNWNEPEGRNLIQRLSFGFANLENVAEVRSLTQPLGKPLEESPKANPFLSRFQEGIDSLTQLAAVEHYVARIGEESESEYVTRLDVVLKADPFEPESIRSLNQLESWIQNLLPGQSESFRTTRAECYGVTINARDMANVISRDRLVVNSLVITGVFLILLILVRRIWLATYLLGTVLLSYYATLGATALFGMWLTGRSFGLIEWRVPFFLFTILVAIGEDYNILLVSRILQERRRYGLVEGVQRGLAKTGGTITACGVIMAGTFGTLMLADLSTLKQVGFALAFGVMLDTFVVRPFLVPAFLLLVWNEPEPIQVRKTQIHARFVSSEAISLRRVA; this is encoded by the coding sequence ATGTTTCATTTTCTGGGTCAAAAAGCGGGTCGGCACCCGTGGAAGATCCTGTCCATCTGGCTGCTAGTGGCAATTGGGCTGAAAGTTGTCGCGCCCGACTGGCAGAAAAACGCTACCGACGACGATGTCAGCTTTATGCCGGCGTCGGCACCCAGTGTTCGAGCTTTTCATCTGCTAGAATTGGCTTTCCCTAAAGATGTGGCCGCTAGCCGGGCCATCGTTACCTTCGAGCGCGAAGACAGTTCCGAATTACAGCCTGAAGAGTTTCGTTACGTCGATACTGTCATTACCCAACTCCGCAAATTGCAATCCACCGATTCGGCACTGGGTATCACTCAGATTGCTTCTTATAAGGAAGGGCCGATTGGCGCCCGGCTGATCAGCAACGATAAGAAGTGCGTTCTGGTGCCGATCAGTCTGGCGACTCCCTATTTAGCCCATCAGACTCGAGTGGCGCTCAACCGCGTTGAAGACGAACTTCGCGAAAGTGAAACCGCCTCCCCCAAATCGAATCTTCGCTGGACCATTAGCGGGGCGGCCGGTGTGGGCCGAGATCTCGTGAATGCCGGAGGCAAAAGTCTGGATCGCACCACCTTCGCGACGATTGGGCTGGTAGTCGTTGTACTTCTAGCTGTGTATCGATCGCCCTGGCTGGCGATGGTCCCCTTGGTGACTATCGGATTCGCCGTTTTCGTCGCCTTGCAACTGCTGGCGATTCTCACCCTCATTCCCGGGGTGCAACTGGTCAATATCAGCCAGGTGTTTGCCATCGTTATTCTCTTTGGGGCCGGGACCGATTACTGTCTGTTTCTGATCAGCCGGTATCGTGAAGAATTGGAATATGGTCAAACTCCCCAAGGGGGTTTACCCCGAGCCATGCGAGCGGTCACCGGTGCAATCGTCGGTAGCGCTGGTACCGTTATTTGCGGTTTAGGGATGATGGGCTTTGCTGAATTCGGCAAAATTCGCTGTGCCGGGCCGGTAATTGCTCTTGGCCTGTTGGTCGGATTAATGGCCGCGCTGACGATTACTCCCGCACTCCTGGCCATCGGCAAACGAAGCGTGTTCTGGCCGATGCGCGTCCGACTGATGTCTCCCTCGAAACTGGAAAGTACATTCTGGCAGCGGGCGAGCCGCTTTGTGGTTGCCAAACCAGGCTGGGTTTTCGGCATTTCGCTGCTAATTCTTATGCCGCTAGTCATACTGGGCACGCAAATTCGTCCGAGTTTTAAACCGACAGGGGATCTCAGCCCGAATGCCTTGAGTGTCAAAGGAATGGGTGTGATCCAACGGCACTTCACGGCGGGCGAAACCGGTCCGATTACCGTACTATTGACCAGCCCGCGAAATTGGAATGAACCCGAGGGCCGGAATCTCATTCAAAGACTGAGCTTCGGGTTTGCCAACCTGGAAAATGTGGCCGAGGTTCGAAGTCTCACGCAACCGCTGGGCAAGCCTTTGGAAGAATCACCTAAGGCGAATCCGTTTCTGAGCCGCTTTCAGGAGGGAATCGATTCGCTGACTCAACTGGCGGCCGTCGAACACTATGTGGCCCGGATCGGCGAAGAATCCGAAAGCGAATATGTCACACGGTTGGATGTCGTGCTGAAGGCCGATCCATTCGAGCCGGAAAGTATTCGCAGTCTGAATCAATTAGAAAGTTGGATCCAGAATCTCCTGCCCGGGCAATCCGAAAGTTTCCGAACCACCCGGGCTGAATGCTATGGTGTGACCATCAACGCCCGCGATATGGCCAACGTCATCTCTCGAGATCGGCTCGTGGTGAATTCGCTAGTGATTACGGGAGTGTTTCTCATCCTCTTGATTCTGGTTCGCCGAATTTGGTTGGCGACTTACCTTCTAGGTACCGTGCTGCTCAGCTACTACGCGACACTGGGAGCAACGGCCTTGTTCGGCATGTGGCTCACCGGGCGGTCATTCGGTTTAATCGAATGGCGAGTGCCGTTCTTCCTGTTCACCATTCTGGTGGCAATCGGCGAAGATTATAACATTCTTCTGGTCAGCAGGATTCTTCAGGAACGCCGTCGCTACGGTCTGGTTGAAGGAGTGCAACGCGGATTGGCGAAAACCGGTGGAACCATCACGGCCTGCGGCGTCATCATGGCCGGAACGTTTGGAACACTGATGCTGGCCGATCTGTCGACTCTTAAGCAGGTGGGCTTTGCACTCGCGTTCGGTGTGATGCTGGACACGTTCGTCGTTCGTCCCTTTCTGGTGCCCGCCTTCCTCTTGCTGGTCTGGAACGAACCGGAACCGATCCAGGTTCGAAAAACTCAAATTCACGCTCGATTTGTTTCCTCTGAGGCCATCTCCCTGCGTCGAGTGGCCTAA
- a CDS encoding cytochrome b: MQNETITSGGVTAVEIKPVVSAPLKQRLYDWANSRLGLDEILHFAAKKTVPEHKHSLWYYWGGISLFFFIVQCFTGVLLLIYYRPGPDAYESVRKITYEIHFGWLIRSAHSWAANLMVAAVFVHMFSAGLMKAYRNPREFTWWSGLALLMLTLLFGFSGYLLPWDNLSYFATKVGLEIPNSLPLVGPKVAELAKGGPEVSEFTLQRFFALHVVVCPALFLPILVFHLWLVTKHGNATPPSEESVPVAKRKTIPFFPNFLMKDLAMWLITLNVLALCASLFPWQLDQAADPLKPAPLGIHPEWYYMSQFQVLKIFGNWFPGAAGEVVGMTVFTLGLVLWTLLPLYDNSSKNGKRARRGTYFIFLVIIIYTGTTLWGYAAL; encoded by the coding sequence ATGCAAAACGAAACCATAACATCGGGCGGCGTGACGGCGGTCGAAATTAAGCCCGTTGTGTCGGCTCCCCTGAAACAGCGATTATACGATTGGGCCAACAGCCGATTGGGTCTGGATGAAATCCTCCATTTCGCCGCCAAGAAGACAGTCCCCGAACACAAACATTCCCTCTGGTACTACTGGGGCGGCATCTCACTGTTCTTCTTCATTGTGCAGTGCTTCACCGGCGTGCTGCTGTTGATCTACTACCGGCCGGGACCCGACGCTTACGAATCCGTTCGAAAGATCACCTATGAAATTCACTTCGGTTGGCTGATTCGCTCGGCTCACTCGTGGGCGGCGAATCTGATGGTCGCGGCGGTCTTCGTTCACATGTTCTCCGCCGGTTTGATGAAAGCTTACCGAAACCCTCGCGAATTCACCTGGTGGAGCGGCTTGGCTCTCCTGATGCTGACTCTGCTGTTCGGCTTCAGCGGTTATCTGCTTCCGTGGGATAACCTGTCCTACTTCGCGACCAAGGTCGGCCTGGAAATTCCCAATTCGCTGCCGCTGGTTGGTCCGAAAGTGGCCGAGCTGGCCAAGGGGGGGCCTGAAGTCAGCGAGTTCACCCTGCAACGCTTCTTCGCATTGCACGTGGTGGTCTGCCCGGCGCTGTTCCTGCCGATTCTGGTCTTCCATCTCTGGCTGGTGACCAAGCATGGCAATGCCACCCCGCCTTCGGAAGAATCAGTACCCGTCGCGAAACGGAAAACCATTCCCTTCTTCCCGAACTTTCTGATGAAGGACTTGGCCATGTGGCTGATCACGCTCAACGTGTTGGCGCTATGTGCCTCGCTATTCCCATGGCAACTCGATCAGGCGGCGGATCCTCTGAAACCCGCACCGCTGGGAATTCACCCGGAATGGTATTACATGAGCCAATTCCAGGTTCTGAAGATCTTCGGAAACTGGTTCCCCGGTGCCGCCGGCGAAGTGGTTGGGATGACCGTCTTCACGCTGGGACTGGTTCTCTGGACCCTGCTCCCGCTTTACGATAATTCTTCAAAAAATGGCAAGCGCGCACGCCGCGGCACCTACTTCATCTTCCTTGTGATAATCATTTACACGGGAACGACTTTGTGGGGTTACGCGGCTCTGTAG
- a CDS encoding cytochrome ubiquinol oxidase subunit I, which yields MNYPFWDVPFIGSTWVIGAIAIFHVMVSHFAVGGGLYLAMAEYKARKEGRTDWLKHLKKHSYFFLVLTGVYGAVTGVAIWFAIGLAQPEGTSTLIHNFVFGWAIEWVFFIVELTAAAVYYYTWNRIPDRTHQNVGWLYAITSLLTLVIINGILTFMLTPGESWMEVNGTGKEASRFWQAFFNPTYFPSLFMRIAVCCSMAGIFGMLTASRIDSDEKPELKTSLVRWSAGWLFPSFLLMPIFFLWYLSSVPADSKGLLELGITTIGQGTFTQVTRSALVSVMTSATVLAIVYFIAYQRPTDFSFGHAMAIMFIAAAATGSTEYAREMLRKPYVISGHMYSNGVRKSDVEKFNAEGFLKNSPWLKPEERADWQNGTATGERQKDIGHLMFLGQCSSCHTVNGYRPMASLIAGRDATAIQALLETLHKNAAESTYRKYMPPLVGTATERKALAQYLASIGNPSPTH from the coding sequence ATGAATTATCCATTTTGGGATGTACCGTTTATCGGCAGCACTTGGGTGATCGGCGCCATCGCTATATTTCATGTGATGGTCTCCCACTTCGCAGTGGGAGGTGGCCTGTATCTCGCCATGGCCGAATACAAAGCCCGCAAAGAAGGCCGCACCGATTGGCTCAAACACCTGAAGAAACACTCCTATTTCTTCCTGGTGCTCACCGGGGTGTATGGGGCGGTGACGGGTGTGGCGATCTGGTTCGCCATCGGTCTGGCTCAGCCGGAAGGGACCAGCACGCTCATCCATAACTTTGTGTTCGGCTGGGCGATCGAATGGGTCTTCTTCATTGTCGAACTGACTGCGGCGGCCGTCTATTATTACACCTGGAATCGCATTCCGGATAGGACCCATCAAAATGTCGGTTGGTTATATGCGATCACCTCGCTGCTGACACTGGTGATCATCAACGGCATCTTAACCTTTATGCTGACGCCCGGGGAAAGTTGGATGGAAGTGAACGGGACGGGCAAAGAAGCTTCACGCTTCTGGCAGGCCTTCTTCAACCCGACCTACTTCCCCAGCCTTTTCATGCGAATCGCCGTTTGCTGCTCAATGGCCGGGATCTTCGGGATGCTGACCGCTTCCCGGATCGACAGCGATGAAAAACCGGAACTGAAAACCAGTCTGGTGCGCTGGTCCGCCGGGTGGTTGTTTCCCTCGTTCCTGTTGATGCCGATCTTCTTCCTCTGGTACCTCTCCTCCGTACCCGCCGATAGCAAGGGCCTCTTGGAACTGGGCATCACCACAATCGGGCAGGGCACCTTCACTCAGGTCACCCGTTCAGCACTGGTTTCCGTGATGACCTCGGCCACCGTGCTCGCGATTGTTTACTTCATCGCTTACCAACGGCCGACAGACTTCAGCTTTGGCCATGCAATGGCGATTATGTTCATTGCCGCCGCCGCTACGGGATCCACGGAATACGCTCGCGAGATGCTGCGCAAGCCTTATGTGATTTCCGGCCACATGTACTCCAACGGCGTTCGCAAATCCGATGTCGAGAAGTTCAATGCGGAAGGATTCCTCAAGAACTCGCCTTGGTTGAAACCGGAAGAACGGGCCGACTGGCAGAACGGCACTGCAACCGGCGAGCGTCAGAAAGACATCGGCCACCTGATGTTCCTGGGCCAATGTTCCAGTTGCCATACTGTGAATGGCTACCGACCGATGGCCTCGCTAATTGCGGGTCGAGATGCAACCGCCATCCAAGCGTTACTGGAAACGCTGCATAAAAATGCAGCGGAATCCACCTACCGCAAGTACATGCCGCCCTTGGTAGGCACGGCCACCGAACGGAAGGCTCTGGCTCAATACTTGGCCAGCATAGGTAATCCGTCACCGACCCACTAA
- a CDS encoding QcrA and Rieske domain-containing protein, whose translation MKTELPLAPDTDTGSPSRRVFIQVVTAAVGCGYAGMIGYPVYKYLASPIEKAEAAGAVSEVTLPKADELPKGSATIFKFGNKPAMLIHLPNGEWTALSAVCTHLACTVQYEPEKERIYCACHGGTYDPASGKNVSGPPPRPLDRFQVKVQPGSVTVTRS comes from the coding sequence ATGAAAACGGAACTCCCGCTGGCCCCGGACACCGATACCGGCAGTCCCTCCCGGCGCGTCTTTATTCAGGTTGTCACCGCCGCGGTCGGTTGTGGTTATGCCGGCATGATCGGCTACCCGGTCTACAAGTACCTGGCCTCGCCAATTGAAAAAGCGGAAGCGGCCGGTGCAGTCAGCGAAGTGACTCTACCCAAGGCCGACGAACTTCCCAAAGGCTCGGCTACGATCTTCAAGTTCGGAAACAAACCGGCCATGCTGATCCATCTTCCCAATGGGGAGTGGACCGCTTTATCGGCCGTGTGCACGCACCTCGCCTGCACCGTGCAGTATGAACCGGAAAAAGAACGCATCTACTGTGCCTGCCATGGCGGCACCTACGATCCCGCCTCGGGTAAAAATGTGAGCGGTCCGCCACCTCGCCCTCTGGATCGATTCCAGGTCAAAGTGCAACCGGGTAGCGTGACGGTAACGAGGAGTTGA
- a CDS encoding PVC-type heme-binding CxxCH protein, whose product MTWLRLTALPLGALIGSFALSASPPEAIGPSSGFMPKLAKASDEAEKAIPRFQMDKRLKATVWAAEPLLAHPVAFSFDENGKCYVCETYRHSHGVTDNRGHMYWLDDDLASRSVADRVNIYKKDAKERFTEIYESTSERIKLLEDTKGAGKADKSTVFADRFGHAEDGILAGVLARKGDVFATCIPTLWKFKDTKGTGKADVEQNLATGFGVHTAFLGHDMHGLTMGPDGKLYFSLGDRGLNVINKEGKELFYPDMGGVLRCDLDGSNLEMVHKGLRNPQELAFDDYGNLFTVDNNSDSGDKARFTHIIEGADSGWRTGYQYGSATSDRGPWNAEKLWHTRHAGQAAYIVPPVCYYADGPSGFVHYPGLGLSDRYKDHFFLVDFRGSSGASGIWSFSTKSKGASFEMVDSHHFVWNVLATDCDFGPDGAFYLSDWIEGWDIQGKGRIYKVTDAEAMKDPNVAIAKELIASDLTKKPVNELIELLAFPHRKVRQEAQFALVEKAKNDQLIATKLSQVATDSKTLLQRIHAIWGLGMIKKNDRSASVEPVLVKLLSDTNAEIRTQAAKQLGEIGKVQAATFQQLVDLLKDSSSRVQMYAALSIAKLSLKNELPAVAVTGEEKKKAQQNLFSQTLAFLAANADKDAYVRHAGVMVLAGQFDAPQLVALKANDDASIRLAAVLALRMKSSTALTEFFADKDAYISTEAIRAAHDLELKETYPALAELLSEKEQNPAVIFRTLDANFKLGGLKNAEAVAKIAASKYVSESVRVTALQMLANWAKPPRRDYVTGLTQNLGDRDATAAATALKAQLSHVFEGGGKIPAEASQAVAKLHITEAGALLLKELSDNRLLAESRVAALRSLQQISAKELPEAVKVALAAKEPKVRSAGLEIMLKSNPADVLKQIEQMLSAKDPLEQQAGMQVLGSVKTKDAEKLALTWLRKLRNKQVAPEIQLDVLEAAAKFKTKEISEELKSFEASRPKNDDLSKYRESLFGGDANRGREIFLKNTAVQCQRCHKIDGTGGEVGPPINGVGKQPREYLLESIVLPNKQIAKGYESVIVVTNDGQTITGVLRGDDGTTLKIINAEGKVFNVKKTDIEEKRPSKTAMPEDIITKLSKQELRDLVEFLSTLKEEKK is encoded by the coding sequence ATGACTTGGCTTCGATTGACCGCGCTCCCTCTGGGGGCATTAATTGGTTCGTTTGCACTCAGTGCCTCTCCGCCCGAAGCCATTGGACCCAGTTCCGGGTTTATGCCGAAGCTTGCCAAAGCCTCGGACGAAGCGGAAAAGGCCATTCCCCGTTTCCAGATGGATAAACGGCTGAAAGCCACTGTCTGGGCAGCGGAACCTCTGCTGGCCCATCCTGTGGCTTTCTCCTTCGATGAGAATGGTAAATGCTACGTCTGCGAGACCTATCGCCATTCCCATGGAGTGACCGATAACCGCGGCCATATGTACTGGTTGGATGATGACTTAGCTTCCCGAAGCGTGGCCGATCGCGTGAACATCTACAAGAAGGATGCGAAAGAGCGATTCACGGAGATTTATGAGTCTACCAGCGAGCGAATCAAGCTCCTCGAAGACACCAAAGGCGCGGGCAAAGCCGATAAGTCCACCGTTTTCGCCGACCGCTTCGGCCATGCCGAAGATGGCATCCTGGCCGGCGTGCTGGCTCGCAAAGGCGATGTCTTCGCTACCTGCATTCCCACCCTCTGGAAGTTCAAAGACACCAAGGGAACGGGCAAAGCCGATGTCGAACAGAATCTGGCGACCGGCTTCGGCGTGCATACGGCCTTCCTCGGCCACGACATGCACGGTCTGACAATGGGGCCCGATGGCAAACTCTACTTCAGCCTCGGCGATCGCGGCCTGAACGTCATCAACAAAGAAGGCAAGGAACTTTTCTACCCCGATATGGGGGGTGTTCTGCGCTGCGATCTGGATGGCTCGAACCTGGAAATGGTTCATAAGGGGCTCCGCAATCCGCAGGAACTGGCCTTCGACGACTATGGCAACCTGTTCACGGTCGACAACAACTCCGATTCGGGGGATAAAGCTCGCTTCACGCACATTATTGAAGGGGCGGACAGCGGCTGGCGCACCGGTTATCAGTACGGCAGTGCTACTAGCGATCGCGGCCCCTGGAATGCCGAAAAGCTTTGGCATACCCGCCACGCTGGGCAGGCGGCTTACATCGTTCCGCCGGTTTGCTATTACGCCGATGGACCCAGCGGTTTCGTCCACTATCCCGGCTTGGGTCTGTCGGATCGTTATAAGGATCATTTCTTCCTGGTCGATTTCCGCGGCTCCTCCGGCGCCAGCGGTATCTGGTCGTTCTCGACCAAGTCTAAAGGAGCCAGCTTCGAAATGGTAGATTCGCACCATTTCGTCTGGAATGTGCTGGCCACCGATTGCGATTTCGGGCCCGATGGGGCCTTCTACCTGAGCGACTGGATTGAAGGCTGGGATATTCAGGGGAAGGGCCGAATTTATAAGGTGACCGACGCCGAGGCGATGAAAGATCCCAATGTCGCCATCGCGAAAGAACTGATCGCCAGCGATCTGACCAAGAAGCCTGTGAACGAGTTGATCGAACTGCTCGCTTTCCCGCACCGTAAGGTTCGCCAGGAAGCGCAATTCGCTCTGGTCGAAAAAGCCAAAAACGATCAGTTGATTGCCACGAAATTGTCGCAAGTGGCGACCGATAGCAAAACGCTCCTGCAGCGAATTCACGCCATCTGGGGCCTGGGGATGATCAAGAAAAATGATCGTTCCGCCTCTGTGGAACCAGTACTGGTGAAATTGCTTTCGGATACCAATGCGGAAATCAGGACGCAAGCGGCGAAGCAGCTGGGCGAAATCGGCAAAGTGCAAGCCGCTACTTTCCAGCAATTGGTCGATTTGCTCAAGGATTCTTCCAGCCGGGTGCAAATGTACGCGGCGTTATCGATTGCCAAACTTTCATTGAAGAACGAACTCCCTGCCGTGGCGGTGACGGGGGAAGAGAAGAAGAAAGCGCAGCAAAACTTGTTCTCGCAGACTTTGGCATTTCTCGCTGCGAATGCTGACAAGGATGCTTATGTGCGTCACGCCGGGGTGATGGTTTTAGCCGGTCAATTCGACGCCCCCCAACTGGTGGCCCTGAAGGCCAATGATGATGCCTCGATTCGTCTGGCTGCGGTACTGGCTTTGCGAATGAAGTCCAGCACGGCCCTTACCGAATTCTTCGCCGATAAAGACGCTTACATTTCCACCGAAGCGATTCGAGCCGCACACGATCTGGAGCTGAAGGAAACTTACCCCGCTCTGGCGGAGTTGCTATCAGAGAAAGAGCAGAATCCCGCTGTGATTTTCCGCACTCTGGATGCCAACTTCAAACTGGGCGGCTTAAAGAATGCAGAAGCGGTCGCCAAAATCGCTGCTTCGAAATATGTTTCTGAAAGCGTCCGAGTGACGGCTTTGCAAATGCTCGCGAACTGGGCCAAGCCGCCGCGACGGGATTACGTCACTGGCTTAACTCAAAATTTGGGTGATCGCGATGCTACCGCGGCAGCGACCGCACTGAAAGCTCAACTCTCCCACGTTTTCGAAGGTGGGGGAAAAATCCCTGCGGAAGCTTCCCAGGCGGTCGCGAAGCTGCACATTACTGAGGCCGGAGCTCTTCTGTTGAAGGAGCTGAGTGATAATCGGCTCTTGGCCGAAAGTCGCGTGGCGGCATTGCGTTCTTTACAGCAGATCTCCGCGAAAGAACTTCCAGAAGCCGTGAAAGTGGCCCTGGCTGCCAAAGAGCCCAAGGTTCGTTCGGCCGGTTTGGAAATTATGCTGAAGTCGAATCCCGCCGATGTGCTGAAGCAGATCGAACAGATGCTATCGGCCAAGGATCCGCTGGAGCAGCAGGCGGGAATGCAGGTGCTCGGTTCGGTTAAAACCAAGGATGCCGAGAAACTGGCACTGACCTGGCTGCGCAAGCTGCGAAATAAACAGGTGGCGCCGGAAATTCAACTCGACGTATTGGAAGCGGCGGCCAAATTCAAAACCAAAGAGATCTCCGAAGAACTGAAATCCTTCGAGGCTTCACGACCCAAAAATGACGATTTGTCCAAATATCGCGAATCCCTGTTTGGGGGGGACGCGAATCGGGGTCGGGAGATCTTCCTCAAGAACACCGCCGTGCAATGCCAGCGCTGTCATAAGATCGACGGTACCGGAGGTGAAGTCGGCCCGCCAATCAATGGTGTTGGCAAACAGCCGCGCGAGTACCTCCTGGAATCGATTGTTCTACCCAACAAGCAGATTGCCAAAGGGTATGAGAGCGTGATTGTGGTGACCAACGATGGGCAGACCATCACCGGTGTGCTGCGCGGCGATGACGGCACGACTTTGAAGATCATCAATGCCGAAGGCAAGGTTTTCAATGTCAAGAAAACCGACATTGAGGAAAAGCGCCCCAGCAAGACGGCCATGCCCGAGGACATCATCACCAAGCTTTCGAAGCAGGAGCTTCGCGATCTGGTGGAATTCCTGTCCACTTTGAAGGAAGAGAAGAAGTAA
- a CDS encoding VWA domain-containing protein → MRFFTFHRPDSLRSTLTTVLPMLLAITLMIIALAGPRWGIDDSPGIIRGRDLVLILDLSKSMEAADMNNPQRPQRWQAGRDAIFNLLEDLKSRGGHRVALIVFAAKPLLVCPLTVDYNHLLQRASEISLSAPPTGIYPNDDEPWTSGTRIGSAVRLAVDSHDPRFEGYQDVILISDGDDPSPDRDSEIETGIIAASRQHIPVHCVGVGDSKEGGQIIVEEVPVQTKLEEAPLRTIARLTDGIYFSAGRDLPPLDKFFRDKIEPRPSRELPEELLPQAKDRRIWFVLPAIALLCLAWRRE, encoded by the coding sequence GTGCGATTTTTCACGTTCCACCGGCCCGATTCCCTGCGCTCGACGCTCACGACTGTCCTGCCGATGCTGCTGGCGATCACGCTGATGATTATCGCCCTCGCGGGTCCACGTTGGGGGATCGATGACTCGCCGGGGATTATCCGTGGCCGGGATCTGGTGCTGATTCTCGATTTGAGTAAGAGCATGGAAGCGGCCGATATGAACAACCCCCAACGGCCGCAGCGCTGGCAGGCCGGACGCGATGCCATTTTCAATCTACTGGAAGATTTGAAATCGCGGGGCGGCCATCGCGTCGCTCTGATCGTCTTTGCCGCCAAACCGCTTTTGGTCTGCCCACTGACAGTCGATTACAACCATTTGCTACAACGTGCCAGTGAAATTTCGCTCTCGGCGCCGCCGACGGGGATATATCCCAATGACGATGAGCCCTGGACCTCCGGTACGCGAATCGGATCGGCCGTTCGCCTGGCGGTCGATTCGCACGATCCCCGCTTCGAGGGCTATCAGGATGTGATTTTGATCTCCGATGGCGATGATCCTTCCCCGGACCGCGACAGCGAAATTGAAACCGGCATTATCGCAGCGAGTCGGCAGCATATTCCAGTGCATTGCGTTGGCGTGGGAGATAGCAAGGAAGGCGGACAGATTATCGTCGAGGAAGTGCCGGTTCAGACGAAACTCGAAGAGGCACCGTTGCGAACGATCGCCCGGTTGACCGATGGAATTTATTTCTCCGCAGGACGGGATCTCCCCCCGCTCGACAAATTCTTTCGCGATAAGATCGAGCCGCGGCCCAGCCGGGAGCTACCGGAGGAACTGTTGCCGCAGGCGAAGGACCGCAGAATCTGGTTCGTACTGCCGGCGATTGCTTTACTTTGCCTCGCCTGGCGGCGAGAATGA
- the fhcD gene encoding formylmethanofuran--tetrahydromethanopterin N-formyltransferase produces the protein MIIKNTEIEDTFAEAFTMTAARLIVTAANTRWAKVAATTATGYATSVIGCDAEAGIEKEIAPVDSPDGRPGYSLLFFAFSRDALEKALVNRIGQCVLTCPTTACFNGLSIDPTRALRIGGNLRFFGDGWQISKKIEEKRYWRIPVMDGEFVCEDRFGTVKGVAGGNFLILGKSQLATLQAAEKAIEAIQHLTDAITPFPGGLVRSGSKIGSRYKKLRASTNDAYCPTLKGQVKTVLPTNVSCVYEIVIDGTSLLSVEDAMRVGIRAACGTEIVRISAGNYEGKLGAYKIFLRSLF, from the coding sequence ATGATTATCAAAAATACCGAAATTGAAGATACTTTCGCGGAAGCCTTCACCATGACCGCGGCCCGCCTCATCGTCACCGCGGCCAATACTCGCTGGGCGAAAGTGGCGGCCACAACCGCTACGGGATACGCCACATCCGTCATCGGTTGCGATGCCGAGGCGGGCATCGAGAAAGAAATTGCACCGGTCGATTCCCCGGACGGACGCCCCGGATATTCCCTGTTGTTTTTTGCGTTCAGTCGCGATGCCCTGGAGAAGGCGCTGGTCAATCGCATCGGGCAGTGCGTTCTGACCTGCCCGACGACCGCCTGTTTCAATGGTCTATCGATCGACCCGACGCGCGCTCTGCGCATCGGCGGTAATCTCCGCTTCTTCGGTGATGGCTGGCAGATCAGCAAAAAAATCGAAGAGAAGCGCTACTGGCGAATTCCTGTGATGGATGGGGAATTCGTCTGTGAGGATCGCTTCGGAACGGTGAAGGGTGTGGCCGGGGGCAACTTTCTCATTCTCGGGAAAAGCCAACTCGCCACACTGCAAGCAGCGGAAAAAGCCATCGAAGCAATTCAGCATTTAACCGATGCTATTACGCCATTTCCGGGCGGCTTGGTTCGCAGCGGCAGCAAGATTGGAAGCCGTTATAAGAAGCTGCGTGCCAGTACTAACGATGCTTACTGCCCAACTTTAAAGGGGCAGGTAAAAACAGTTCTGCCTACGAATGTGAGCTGCGTTTATGAAATCGTAATTGATGGAACGAGCCTGCTGTCCGTGGAAGACGCTATGCGAGTGGGCATTCGGGCCGCATGTGGCACGGAAATAGTGCGAATTTCCGCAGGCAATTACGAAGGAAAATTGGGCGCGTATAAAATTTTTCTTCGAAGTTTATTTTAA